The Endozoicomonas sp. 4G DNA segment AGATGTTGAAAACTTGATTGAGGAATTAGAAGTGGGGATTAAAGATCATTAATAGAACAAAATCCATGCTTAAACTATAGAACCGATGATGCTTTAGCCCGGATTTATCCCAGGGCAAAACAAAAAGCCATTGATGAAATGAATAGGTATGCACGACACGACAACCAAAAACTCAATAAAAATAGTTTTCCTGAACAGTGTCCTTGGAGTTTTGAGCAGGTAATGGATAATTCTTGGCCTATTTTGAAACGGAGATAAAACGGTCACTAAAAACTGGCGACCTTGTAACAGCCTGCCAGAAAGCTAACCCTTCTGGCGCTGCTCCATCTTCTGCAACCGCTTGTCAAGGTTACGCAACCTGTTCTTCCTGCTCAAGCGCCCTGTGTTTCTTTTTCAATCCAGCCAGAATATATCTGAACAGCAAAATAACGAAAACAGCGCCAATAGTATTGGCTACCGGGAAGGATAGCCAGATACCTTTCAGGCCAAGACCGGGAGTGTCAGACGAGACAAGGTATCGACAATCTTTCCTGTAAAGTGGTCGATAGCGGTTTTCTAAGGTCGTAGGTTTCTTTGCCGTGAAAATGCCCGAATGCATCATTTTCATTGTGCGGGGTGACCGGAAATAAGGTCATGAACATTTGAGGTAGGTTGGGAGTCAGATCATTTTTTATCGCCCTTCTTTCTTTTCTTCTTAGATGGCAGCTGGTCATACGCTTTCCTTTTAGGTCTCTGGTCGGCAGGCAGGTGGGTCTGTTTGTGTCTGTTCAGATTACTCGTCAGGTCGGTGATGTAGTTGCAGTCCTCATGGTCACACTGGTGCATCTTGAGTCTCTGGTCGGCGGGCAGGTGGGTCTGTTTGTGCTTTTTCAGATCGCTCGCCTGAGGGGTGCTGTAGTTGCAGCCCTCATGGCCGCACTGGTGCATCTTGAGTCTCTGGTCGGCAGGCAGGTGGGACTGTTTGTCCATTTTCAGACTGCTCGTGTGGTAAGTGCTGAAGTTGCAGTCCTCATGGTGACACTGAAACTTGGTTCTTTGGTTGGCAGGCAGGTGGGTCTCTTTATGCCTTTTCAAATAACTTCTCTGGTCGCTGCTGTAGTTGCAGCCCTCATGGTCACACTGGTGCTGAGCAGCGTCCACTTTTGTCAGGTTTACCTCTGAATCGGTAAGTATTTCACTGCCTGAAACAGGTTCCTCCTTAATCTTTTTCAGTTCCAGAGTCGCACCATACTGACTGATTTCATTTGATGCTCTAAAGGGATTAAGTGTCGTGGTTGCATACTGAACATCAGATTCAGCATTAACTTCGTCTTCGTTTGAACCGTTGTTGCTGGTTTTATCAGAGCAGCCGCTGTCTTCATTGTCAGAATCCTCATCAGAGGCTGCCTGACTGCAAGCCGTAACTTCGACGTCAGGAGCAGTAGAAAAGCAATAAGTAGAAAAGCAATAAGTAGAAAAGCAATAGCGAGTGTCAGGCTTTAAGACGATGTCATCACCGAAACAAATTCGTGGTATATCGCTGTCGTTTATCTCAGTGGCAATAGCTTTAGCCGAAGAGTCAAGTTCTGGTAGCCCATCCCGGACCGGGAAAAGAGGGAGAAGAATAGTTTCAACGCCTGAAACGTAGGCTCCCTGAGCGTGGCCATTGGAGCAATGCACAGAAAAAGCAATGACCAAGGTCAAAATCAACGGTTTTTTGGATAGCAAGGCCCGGCTTCCCAGTTATTGAACTGTTTATTGGAAAGTCAGGTTAGTTAAAATCTGGAGAGAGGTCGGTGTTTTCTTTGAGGTGAGCTGGGAGGCGAGTCACTTTTTATCATCCTTCTTTCTTTTCTTCTTAGATGGCAGCTGGTCAAACGCTTTCCTTTTGAGTCTCTGATCAGCAGGCAAGTGAGTTTGTTTGTGAGCTTTCAGATTGCCTTTACGGTCAGTGATGTAGTTGCAGCCCTCGTGGTCACACTGGTGCACCTTGGGTCTTTGGTCGACGGGCAGGTGGGTCTGTTTGTGTATTTTCAGATGACCTGACTGACGAGTGCTGTAGTTGCAGCCCTGATGGTCACACTGGTGCATCTTGGGTCTCTGGTCGGCGGGCAGATGGGTCTGTTTGTGTGTTTTCAGATGACCCAACTGACGAGTGCTGTAGTTGCAGCCCTGATGGTCACACTGGTGCATCTTGGGTCTCTGGTCGGTCGGCAGGTGGGTCTGTTTGTGCATTTTCAGATGGCTCGCATGTTGAGTGCCGTAGTTGCAGCCCTCATAGTCACACTGATGCACCTTGGATCTCTGGTTAGCAGGCAGGTGGGTCTGTTTGTGCGCTTCCAGATGACCCCTGTGGTTAGAGCGGTAGTTGCAGTCCTGATGGTCACACTGGTGCATCTTGGGTCTCTGGTCGGTACTGCAAGCAAATAAGATGATTTTCTGATTGTCAGAAGAGTCTGCTTCTGTCGCGTCTACCTCTGACTCAGTGGGTGTTTCACTGTCTGAAACGGGCTCCTGCTTAATGTTTTTCAGTGCCGGAGCTGCACAATACTCACTGATTTCATCAGATACCCGAAAAGGATTAAGTGTCGTGGTTGTGTAATGAACATCAGATTCAGCATTAACTTCGTCTTTATCTTCGTTTGAACCGTTGTCGCTGGTTTCATCAGAGGAACCGCTGTCTTCACTGTCAGAATCCTCATCAGAGGCTGCCTGACTGCAAACCGTAACTTCGACGCCAGGAGCAGGAGAAAAACAATAAGTAGAAAAGCAATAAGTAGAAAAGCAATAGCGATTGTCAGGCTTTAAGACGATGTCATCACCGAAATAAATTCGTGGCATATCGCTGTCGTTTATCTCAGTGGCGATAGCTTTAGCCGAAGAGTCAAGTTCTGGTAGTCCATCTCGGACCGGGAAAAGAGGGAGAAGAATAGTTTCAACGCCCGAAACGTAGGCTCCCTGAGCGTGGACATTGGAGCAATGCACAGAAAAAGCAATGACCAAGGTCAAAATCAACGGTTTTTTGGATAGCAAGGCCCGGCTTCCCAGTCATTGAAGTGTTTATTGGAAAGTCAGGTTAGTCAAAATCTGGAGAGAGGTCGGTGTTTTCTTTGCCGTGCCATCAAGGTAGACAATGGGGTAGAGGCTTTCCAAATACTGCGCTAGATTGTGCAACGGTGCGTTGCACAATTTCGAAATTTTGAGTACCCGTTACCACTTGTTCCTGGTGTTCTGGCCTTCCGGTGCGTGCTTGGGATACTCGGAAGTGCAGTCTCGGTTGGGAGGAATCAATTCACGGTTTTATCTGCCTGACCCCGAAGTTGTTCTTCCTGCTCAAGCGCCCTGTGTTTATTTTTCAATCCAGCCAGAATATATCTGAACAGCAAAATAACGAGAACAGCGCCAATCGTATTGGCTACCGGGAAGGATAACCAGATACCTTTCAGGCCAAGACCGGGAGTTAGCAGGAAAAGCAGAGGGGTCATCAGTAGCAGTTGTCGGCTGCTGGTCATCACCAGGCCGGCCAGAGGTTTTCCCATCGCTTGAAAATAAGCGGCACCTACCGTTTGAAATATCACCAGGGGCATACATAGGATAATCAGCTTAAGGCCTGACAGGGTGGCGTTTATCAGGTCTGCTTCGGTGGTGAACCAGCCGATAAAAAATTCTGGCGCCAGCCAGACAATGGCCACCAAAATATAGCTGAATACCAGCCCGTAGAGGATAGACTTGATAAAGGCTGAGATCACCCGGTCATAACGTCTTGCCCCGAAGTTGTAACCGGCAATGGGGATAAAACTCTGGTTCAGGCCAATGATAGGAACCATCATCAGGGTTTGCAGGCGGTTAATAATGCCGTAGGCAGCAATCAGCAGAGGGCCGCCGTACATCAACAGGAACTTGTTCAGGGCAATCAGCAAAATGGCATCCCCGACCTGGCGACCAAAGGCTATGCCGCTCAGGGCCACGATCTCTTTAATCAGCGACTTTTGCCAGGAGAAGAACTTTGTCTGCAGCCGCATACTGCTTTTTTTGCGCAGGTAGATGGAAATGCTGAAAACCCAGCCAGATATCTGGGAGATGACCGTTGCCAGGGCAGCGCCTTCCAGACCCATGTCCAGCAGGGCAATGAATATGGCATCCAGAATGATGTTAAGAAAAGACGACAGCCACATGCTGTTCATGGAAAGTCGGGCCAGACCTTCAGCCCTGAGCATTTGATTCATGCTCATCCAGCTGCCCAGAAAGGGGATGCCTATCAGGGCGATATGGTAATAGCTTTTGGCCAGTTCATGGGTTTCTTCATTGGCACCGAAGAGGGTGAGAATCGGATCGGTGAAGAGATAAGCCAGCGTGCTGGCGAGCAGGCAAAGGACCAGAGCCAGGGAGAAGCCATTACCGTAAGTGTGTCGTGCATTATGCACATCTCCCTGACCGAGTTTACGGGACATCAGTGATCCGGCCCCGGCACCAATGGCCATCCCGAGGGTGGGCAAAAGCAGGCTGATGGGGTAGGCGAGGGTGACCGCGGCAATGCCCTGGCTTCCTACAAAGTGCCCGATAAAAATAGTATCAACGGTGTTGTACAGCATGATGGTCAGCATACCGGCGCTGGCTGACATCATCATGCTGAGCAATAACTTGTCGATGGGTTCCTGACCCAATCGCTGGTGTTGGCTCATTCAATTGGCCTTATCATGATCTTCAGAGTCACCATGATAAAGTTAAGTTGATGGTCAGGATTGAGTTTTTTACTCAGGAAATGTACCTATACACAGAAAGTGTCTGCTTTCTGTCTATAGGTAGAGAAGGTAAAAAGAGAAGGTAAAAAAAGAATGGTTCCTGTTTAGAACTCAGGCATTAAGCATGGCGGCGCCACGTACACCCCCGGCATCGCCGAATTCTGCCTTGCGAATCTCGGGCAGCTGTCCGATGTTCAGGGTGTATTTTGACAACAGCGGGGGGACCAGTTCATAGAGTTCGTCAAAGTTCGACAGTCCGCCGCCCAGAACAATGACACCCGGATCCAGAATATTGATCATGGCGCCTAATCCAGAAGCCAGCAGTTCACAATAAATCTCAACAGCCCGCTCTGCCTGGGTATCGTGACGGCGGAATAGTTGAACTATTTCTTTGCCTGACAGGGGTCCTTCCTTGCCTGACAGGGTCTGGTCAGCAACATGCTTATAGATCAGCTCCAGACCTCTGCCTGACAGGTAGTTGTCCAGGCAGCCATGCATGCCACAACCGCACTTAACGATGGGAAAGTCTTCGCCAGCCAGCTTGAAAACATGATAGGGCAATGGTGTATGCCCCCATTCGCCAGCCAGATTATTTCTG contains these protein-coding regions:
- a CDS encoding ROK family protein; translation: MLYGVDIGGTKMELAVFDHEHNKLASKRIPTPTDSYDAFKHAIQELVFETDRELNTRGSVGIGIPGFINPDTGKAQCANVPCVNDQNLQVDLELILDRPIKIENDANCFALSEAIGGAGDKIPTVFGVILGTGCGGGLYINGKLHDGRNNLAGEWGHTPLPYHVFKLAGEDFPIVKCGCGMHGCLDNYLSGRGLELIYKHVADQTLSGKEGPLSGKEIVQLFRRHDTQAERAVEIYCELLASGLGAMINILDPGVIVLGGGLSNFDELYELVPPLLSKYTLNIGQLPEIRKAEFGDAGGVRGAAMLNA
- a CDS encoding MATE family efflux transporter — its product is MSQHQRLGQEPIDKLLLSMMMSASAGMLTIMLYNTVDTIFIGHFVGSQGIAAVTLAYPISLLLPTLGMAIGAGAGSLMSRKLGQGDVHNARHTYGNGFSLALVLCLLASTLAYLFTDPILTLFGANEETHELAKSYYHIALIGIPFLGSWMSMNQMLRAEGLARLSMNSMWLSSFLNIILDAIFIALLDMGLEGAALATVISQISGWVFSISIYLRKKSSMRLQTKFFSWQKSLIKEIVALSGIAFGRQVGDAILLIALNKFLLMYGGPLLIAAYGIINRLQTLMMVPIIGLNQSFIPIAGYNFGARRYDRVISAFIKSILYGLVFSYILVAIVWLAPEFFIGWFTTEADLINATLSGLKLIILCMPLVIFQTVGAAYFQAMGKPLAGLVMTSSRQLLLMTPLLFLLTPGLGLKGIWLSFPVANTIGAVLVILLFRYILAGLKNKHRALEQEEQLRGQADKTVN